The stretch of DNA CGCCCTAACTCCTCTTACAGACACCATGTACACCCTAACTCCCCTTACAGACACCATGTACACCCTAACTCCCCTTACAGACACCATGTACACCCTAACTCCCCTTACAGACACCATGTACGCCCTAACTCCCCTTACAGacaccatacacacccacactccccTTACAGACACCATGTACACCCTAACTCCCCTTACAGACACCATGTACGCCCTAACTCCCCTTACAGACACCATGTACGCCCTAACCCCCCTTACAGACACCATGTACACCCTAACTCCCCTTACTGacaccatacacacccacacttccCTTACAGACACCATGTACACCCTAACTCCCCTTACAGACACCATGTACGCCCTAACTCCCCTTACAGACACCATGTACGCCCTAACCCCCCTTACAGACACCATGTACGCCCTAACTCCCCTTACAGACACCATGTACACCCCCCTTACAGACAGTAGTGTGTGGAGCCGTTTCTGGGCGCAGTCCTGATCTCTCTTCCTGTGTTTGTAGGCGTTTGGGGGCGGAGGCTATCGCCTGGGCGCCGCCCCGGAGGAGGAGTCAGCCTATGTGGAGGGAGAGCGACGGCGCACTGACCCGGCTCAGGATGTGagtgcctccctctctccctctccctctctccctctctctctccctctctccctctctctcatcactccctctcccctccctctctccatctctccctctctcatcactccctctcccctccctctcttcatctctccctctgccctccctttctccatctctccctttccctctccctctctccatctctccctctctctctcaatcactccctctctccatctctccctccctctccccctctctcatctctctctccccctccctctctctccatctctccctctccccctccctctctccctctccctctccctctctccatcactccctctccccctccctctctccatcactccctctccccctccctctctccatctctccctctcccctccctttctccatctctccctctctctccatcactccctctctcatcactccctctccccccccctctctccatctctccctctcccctccctttcgccgtctctccctttccctctccctctctccatctctccctccctctctccatctctctctctccccctccctctctctctccatctctcccccgacttctctccctcttcattactcccccctccctctcctcctccctccgtctctctctctccttccctccctcctcgccTCTCACGcggtgtgttcctgtgtgcaggTGCATGTGGTGCTGAAGCTGTGGAAGACGGGCTTCAGCCTGGACGACGGCCAGCTCCGGAACTACTCCGACCCCGCCAACGCCCACTTCCTGGAGTCCGTGCGCAGGGGGTGAGTCTGACACAGGGCCCGTTTCACTGTGCTTTCAGTGTAATGTGCTGGAGAGGCTGATTCTCTGTGCTTTCAGTGTAACCTGCTGGAGGGGCTGATTCTCTGTGCTTTCAGTGTAACGTGCTGGAGAGGCTGATTCTCTGTGCTTTCAGTGTAACGTGCTGGAGAAGTGATTCTCTGTGCTTTCAGTGTAACGTGCTGGAGGGGCTGATTCTCTGTGCTTTCAGTGTAACGTGCTGGAGAAGAGATTCTCTGTGCTTTCAGTGTAACGTGCTGGAGGGGCTGATTCTCTGTGCTTTCAGTGTAACGTGCTGGAGAAGAGATTCTCTGTGCTTTCAGTGTAACGTGCTGGAGGGGCTGATTCTCTGTGCTTTCAGTGTAACGTGCTGGAGAAGAGATTCTCTGTGTTTTCAGTGTAATGTGCTGGAGAGGCTGATTCTCTGTGCTTTCAGTGTAACCTGCTGGAGAGGGTGATTTGCTctggtttaaaataaatgtatttttctctctgctcctctccctctctcaccttctccctcccccattccttttctttctggctctctgccccccccccccatccctttctctcctcctctctcagagAGATTCCTCAGGAGTTGAGGCAGCTGTCTCGTGGAGGGAAGGTGAATTTGGACATGGAGGATCACCGTGATGTGGAGTTCTCCAAGCCCAAGTCTGCCTTCAGGGCCTTCGGAGGGGAGGGGCAGAAACtgggcaggtgagggcggggcagggcggggcggggccaggggaggAGAACGAAGCGTCATCTCCCCTGCAGAATGTCTTCAGTTTGACACAAATGCAGTTCAGCCGTCCAGCTCATCTCAGTGAAGTCAGCATCTGCTTGGGGGACAACGTCTCTGTCCAGCACTGCAGCACTGCTGCCTGGCCACACGAGGGCAGTAATGGTCACCGGAACCAACTGCCACTCTGTATAGTTACTTTtgcaaaaagtgttttttttccagccagGAGGTTTTCTTAAACCTCTGTACACGCTGATTTAGACGCGATAAGATGTGTAGTTGCTGTTTAGTGGATAACGTGGTGCAGTGGGAGGCAGCTGAGAGGGCTCTGAGCAGTACTCTGCCCCCCTGTATCCCCACAGCTCGGCCCCTCCGGGGATGCCCCCTTCTGGATCACTGGGCGGCCAGCAGGACCAGGCAGCCACCGAATTGCAGGCCAGCGCCTCTGTTGCCCTTGACGACACGCAGCCAGTGACCAGCATCCAGATTCGGCTGGCTGACGGGGGCCGGCTGGTACAGAAATTTAACCACAGCCACAGGTAAGCCTAGCCCctcccacagtcacacacacatacgctcacacgcacacgcacacgcacacacacacacacacacacacacacacacacatacgctcacacgcacacacacacacacacacacacacacacatacgctcacacgcacacacacacacacacacacacacatacgctcacacgcacacacacacacacacgcacacacacacacacacacacacacacacacacacacacacacacatacgctcacacgcacacacacacacacacacacacacatacgctcacacgcacacacacacacacacgcacacacacacacacacacacacacacacacacacacgcacacacacacacacacacacatacgctctcacacacacacacacacacacacatacgctcacacgcAACCCACGAGTATTAGACACCAAAGGTGTCGCATTAACTGTCTGTCGATTTAAAAGTACGAAGAAGCTTAAATGTCACCCACCTCTTgggtttatttctttatttctcacTTGTTTTCTGTcttctcctcgtcctcctcgtcaGCGTGTCGGACGTGCGGCAGTTTGTGGCCAGCGCTCGCCCCGCCATGGCCGCGGTGGAGTTCGTGCTGATGACCACGTTTCCCAACAAGGAGCTGACGGACGAGAGCCAGACACTGAAGGACGCCGGCCTGCTGAACGCTGTGATCGTGCAGCGGCTGAAGTGaggctgcccccctcccccccgctggCCGGACTGAATCACAGGACCGATCCCTGCAGGAATACCGGCCCCTGCTGGCGGGGCTGACCAGGCGCGCCCGATTCCTGCAGGATggtcgccccctgctggctcgGCTGACCCACCGCACCCGGTTGCCACTGAAGACACAAACACTGCAGGATGCGCGTTCCTGTTTTGTAACTTCCTGTACAGTACTGCGTGTCCCCCCTCATTGGTTTGTGAAACGGCACAGTTGTCTTCCAACGGGAGGGGGTGAATTTGGGTTGCATCTTGTTGCCGAGGAGAAGATGAGTGAGTGAATATTGGGTTGAATTGGCTGATTGTGAATAGAACtaataaagcttttttttacCTCTGGTGATCTGTTGGGTTTTGTGCCTTCACTATAACACAGTAATGCTCCTTGAGTAGCTGTACATTTGAAGtgtccttctccccccccccccccgcatctccccccaccccacctgatATTAGTCAGGTTCACCCCCCGGAAGCAGATGAAGCTTTGCTGTCTCTCTTCACTGCGTCAGGGGATTTTGATTGCACTTGCTTTCACTGTCCATGATAGAGACCTGTGAGCAACACCTATCCACAGGAAAACTTCGTAGTTAAAAATATGGAAGTTGCCAATGTATCAaacaattacttttttattttaattttatttttttactatttggcaaaccagctaaattacatcacaaactggattcAGCCCAACCAACAGGACAACCCATGGATAGAAATAGAACAATCACAATGTAAAGAAATTTCCATCTCCGATCAACCATTCCTCAGTGCCTCTATAACTGAGGAATTGACTGCTTCAAAAACACTCATTTCAACAACTCTGAATGCCTGgtggaaaattaacaaaatctttaaattcacaatgaccCCATGCAAATACACTCCAATATGGCACAATCCTGACTTCTTGATTAACAAAACGCCACTCTCCTTCAcctcatggaaacaaaaaggtatcatacatcttcaacacatctttcaggatggcaccttcatcaccttccaggatttggtataatattgggaaagagcaatacctccagtactttcaattaaaatctgttttaaaatattaaattaaaataatgaacaactaCTTACAACCACCTCCGATGGATGGATCAatggatgaaattaataaaataatcaacaccaaaaaaattatctccaaattatacaaactaatatcaaccacagacgtaacaatatccctccccatccaagcctgggaaaaagacttatcactcggctacaattcagacttctggactcaaatctgtaggaacaccttcacgatgaccaccaatactaacctgcaactaatacaatacaagGCAATTCACAGAACTCA from Conger conger chromosome 14, fConCon1.1, whole genome shotgun sequence encodes:
- the LOC133110363 gene encoding NSFL1 cofactor p47-like codes for the protein MADQEEAVREFVAVTDVDEERARFFLESAGWDLQLALASFYEDGGDEDIVTLPQPDESSLMHPVGPRSQPRVTSFRDLVHDQDDEGSEEEGQRFYAGGSERSGQQIVGPPKKKSPNEVVEELFKGAKEHGATPVERAGRGPGEASGSRAFGGGGYRLGAAPEEESAYVEGERRRTDPAQDVHVVLKLWKTGFSLDDGQLRNYSDPANAHFLESVRRGEIPQELRQLSRGGKVNLDMEDHRDVEFSKPKSAFRAFGGEGQKLGSSAPPGMPPSGSLGGQQDQAATELQASASVALDDTQPVTSIQIRLADGGRLVQKFNHSHSVSDVRQFVASARPAMAAVEFVLMTTFPNKELTDESQTLKDAGLLNAVIVQRLK